A genome region from Arachis duranensis cultivar V14167 chromosome 6, aradu.V14167.gnm2.J7QH, whole genome shotgun sequence includes the following:
- the LOC107495246 gene encoding LOW QUALITY PROTEIN: probable E3 ubiquitin-protein ligase RZFP34 (The sequence of the model RefSeq protein was modified relative to this genomic sequence to represent the inferred CDS: substituted 1 base at 1 genomic stop codon) — translation MGEVAVMRSEPLQFECNDMKHLTEGDAYATESNAEIDHREESSQSTDHEKTNDLREKGYMEYGCQHYRRRCCIRAPCCNEVFDCRHCHNEAKNDISIDQKLRHDIPRHQVKQVICSLCGTEQEVQQNCINCGVPFFPFSFSCLIYPIRLLLXYCFTVLYLFFFHLKQVSKQQYHCDGCGICRTGGRENFFHCYKCGCCYSILLKDSHPCIEGAMHHDCPVCFEYLFESRNDVTVMPCGHTIHKSCLDEMREHYKYACPLCSKSVCDMSKVWEKFDLEMAAIPIPEPYQNKMVWILCNDCCKTSRVQFHFVAQKCLNCKSYNTRQTRGRDC, via the exons ATGGGAGAGGTGGCAGTAATGCGCTCTGAGCCACTGCAGTTTGAGTGCAATGATATGAAGCATCTGACAGAGGGAGACGCTTATGCCACAGAATCAAATGCAGAGATTGATCATAGGGAAGAATCAAGCCAATCAACTGATCATGAAAAGACTAATGACTTGCGTGAGAAAGGATACATGGAGTACGG ATGTCAACATTATCGGAGAAGATGCTGTATCAGGGCCCCTTGTTGCAATGAGGTTTTTGATTGCCGCCACTGTCACAATGAGGCAAAA AATGATATCAGCATTGACCAGAAACTTAGACATGACATTCCGCGCCACCAAGTCAAACAG GTGATATGTTCACTTTGTGGGACAGAACAAGAG GTGCAGCAGAACTGTATCAATTGTGGTGTAcccttctttcccttttctttttcatgtttaATTTACCCCATAAGACTTCTGCTTTAATACTGTTTTACCGTCTTATATCTGTTTTTCTTCCATTTGAAGCAGGTATCAAAGCAACAATATCATTGCGATGGATGTGGAATTTGCAG AACTGGAGGACGTGAGAATTTCTTCCACTGCTACAAGTGTG GTTGTTGCTATTCAATCCTGCTAAAAGATAGTCACCCTTGCATTGAAGGAGCAATGCATCATGATTGCcccgtttgttttgag TATTTGTTTGAATCCAGAAATGATGTCACTGTTATGCCCTGTGGACATACAATCCATAAGAGCTGCTTGGATGAAATGAGAGAACATTACAA ATATGCATGCCCTCTGTGCTCAAAGTCGGTGTGCGATATGTCGAAGGTTTGGGAGAAATTTGACTTGGAGATGGCTGCTATACCGATACCTGAACCATATCAGAATAAAATG GTTTGGATCTTGTGCAATGATTGTTGCAAAACATCTCGAGTTCAGTTCCATTTTGTGGCTCAAAAATGTTTGAACTGCAAATCCTACAACACACGACAGACCCGAGGCCGAGACTGCTGA